A window from Bufo bufo chromosome 1, aBufBuf1.1, whole genome shotgun sequence encodes these proteins:
- the LOC120990323 gene encoding olfactory receptor 1468-like, translating to MYSITICENLLIILLVSTSQRLRSPMYFFLGHLALSDIILVTTIAPKMLDVIIRGGSTIPYVGCLAQFYLYGEAICAECFLLTAMSYDRYLAICRPLHYISVMGVKHKYSLIISSWLLSFMLQLISCLLVCGLDFCGSNVINHFFCDFAPLLELSCSDTTGVGIEMLVLSFPIILLPFLLVIISYVCIFRTIFGISSALGRQKTFSTCSSHLLVVSIYYGSMLIIYMVPFRGHSVPVNKFISLLYIVLTPLLNPVIYSLRNKEIQSSVIVYLMVCSKK from the coding sequence ATGTATTCCATTACTATATGTGAAAATCTCTTGATCATTTTACTGGTGTCAACAAGCCAACGTCTCCGTTCTCCAATGTATTTCTTCCTTGGGCATTTGGCACTGTCAGACATTATCCTTGTTACAACTATTGCTCCTAAGATGCTGGATGTTATTATAAGAGGAGGGAGCACAATTCCTTATGTTGGGTGTTTAGCCCAGTTTTACCTTTATGGTGAAGCGATCTGTGCAGAGTGTTTTTTGCTCACGGCCATGTCCTATGACCGGTACTTGGCCATCTGTAGACCACTACATTATATCTCAGTGATGGGTGTCAAGCATAAATACAGCCTAATCATCTCATCCTGGCTGCTCAGCTTTATGTTACAGCTTATCTCATGTTTACTTGTATGTGGCTTAGACTTCTGTGGGTCAAATGTTATTAACCATTTCTTTTGTGACTTTGCTCCTCTTTTAGAACTTTCTTGTTCAGATACAACTGGCGTGGGTATTGAAATGCTTGTCCTCTCTTTTCCTATTATTTTGCTACCTTTCCTACTAGTAATCATATCATATGTCTGTATTTTTAGAACTATTTTTGGAATTTCCTCTGCCTTAGGTAGACAAAAGACTTTCTCCACTTGCAGCTCTCACTTGTTGGTGGTTTCTATCTATTATGGTTCCATGCTCATCATCTACATGGTTCCTTTCAGAGGACATTCAGTGCCTGTGAACAAGTTTATTTCTCTTCTCTACATTGTCCTGACCCCCCTTCTAAACCCTGTTATTTACAGTCTAAGGAACAAAGAGATTCAGTCTTCTGTGATTGTTTATTTGATGGTTTGTAGTAAAAAATAG